A stretch of Falco rusticolus isolate bFalRus1 chromosome 2, bFalRus1.pri, whole genome shotgun sequence DNA encodes these proteins:
- the LOC119143026 gene encoding protein NPAT isoform X2, whose protein sequence is MLLPSDVARLVLGYLQQEKLLATCRQFILESSDLKEYAEHCTEDGFIPACLLSLCGKNLTTILNEYVAMKTKETTNEVPAMMSSLWKKLDYTLSQIRSMQNSTGFSANQRTRTRSGIVEMKRQRMLQQSAPANPGLLSVIPQSGPQNSSSVVSPQVIHRPTVNQSMSQARLNTLFVHQSQTQENKINRDFIHIQVPASQERKLHSNLLPPGRRKSESQKRKSIATSGPLSANRSSQDPNEVIMEKESEPLEEFIDGNFPQLVIENAREKILSNKSLQEKLAENINKILGSDGSVAQTPKQIDSGPTEQETSIDEILGLQGEIHMSEEAIQDILEQTESDPAFQALFDLFDYGKSKVNKNLPAGISGQSGVENAVLVDEDNLETLESSLGTEESSRCDNSRESLFCKGFQLGEASRALKTSISDDDMAKKSTSNEQLHGNCRPRKQSEVLKTVTPEHIGDLEITFDSVPGLTEPIKRECPGRICNEHCGDSYDKRESSALVSKSKDAVEIEKGPLSHCAQSSPNLEYVHSGSPHISLISLEEGTTANENKTRSESKCHLSPDTSLSEKTLTESTSDGSPGHSVVLRKNSSSISSPSADGGKEQAVTDDTAALPGALQNSGHHSTHQEQSTQSDCTARSAVKISDLDKTELQLEVVDTSNKTYSNDQHILDKPCKKDFNVPPGLSNSEGTQGEMQEPSSSTKVDADNIYFSSGDDACTEISVVSTENNLNTSEICHSPLPETASSTDECGTEAKSISGVSSSSQPMDVDPSNIMSLKIIISDDSFISSDTELNNAVSSITGENLPTIILSSPAKSPAKTSGLSKCLTSEDTEKNVDSALAEQNLLVLRPKDPVVTSINTQNEDCTVFSVAGTTNLSKEGGFIQLMPATSTAFGNSNNLCIATCVTDPATLGTTVTPSNVVVLPGSSMPLAAQSPAVQQLRTPPRSSNTLAANQTVSPNFPQGSAIIIASPVQPVLQGMVGMIPLSVVGQNGNMFSAPAHQVAHHKVLHMPVANPVCNRSVPKLPIPPKTQKIPGARNKTNTGKLVPSVAEPLNHTNSQTQRTGNLDKLIAAELGRKVEENLPVAPVESTSSNSRQSESHRRVLCFDNVLPAPGGNTQNQTIKNLSQKERNKNTSFAADSASPSAKAQVAKREKDKTLTKILCKPEVGGNRTTSAKEPQPERKVAAAGLPLDPFHKTTANKENELRRDTDEKQKNQDTAKLSNGQQSVGLWNEKTVASVQELNKKQGSLSNGNSKSSVSVSLSSKEPKREPAKVSNQGLCLSSPFTKQCVEMLQDIQWHSPTSKAVESGELPVPRTPSGLGDRHTDDTTDSVRTPTCRRFNEDSPTPRIMVPPATPDLPACSPASETGSENSVSMAAHTLMILSRAAIARTSTATPLKDNTQQFRSLKSTVKKRKLEDLNEGERNPRSANRKDLQSPPTPSRKKKIKKKKLPSSFPAGMDVDKFLLSLHYDE, encoded by the exons ATGCTGCTGCCGTCCGACGTGGCCCGGCTGGTGCTGG GGTATttacaacaggaaaaacttCTAGCTACCTGCCGTCagtttattttggaaagctCAGATTTGAAAGAATATGCAGAGCACTGTACAGAGGATGGGTTTAttccagcctgcttgctg tccctGTGTGGAAAAAACTTGACAACTATTCTTAATGAATATGTagccatgaaaacaaaag aaacaacAAATGAAGTTCCAGCAATGATGTCATCTCTGTGGAAAAAATTAGACTATACACTTTCTCAGATCAG GAGCATGCAGAATTCCACAGGATTTTCCGCTAATCAAAGGA caCGTACAAGAAGTGGAATTGtagaaatgaaaagacagagaaTGCTTCAGCAATCAGCCCCTGCAAACCCAGGACTGTTGTCAGTAATCCCTCAGTCAGGGCCGCAAAATTCCTCTTCTGTTGTATCTCCTCAAGTTATTCACAGGCCAACAGTAAATCAAAGCATGTCACAGGCTAGACTGAATACACTGTTTGTGCACCAGTCACAAACTCAAGAAAACAAGATCAACA GAGATTTCATACACATCCAAGTTCCAGCATCACAAGAACGAAAGCTTCATTCAAACTTGCTTCCTCCGGGAAGACGAAAAAG TGAATCTCAGAAGAGGAAGAGTATTGCAACATCTGGACCTCTTTCAGCAAATAGAAGTTCTCAAGACCCTAATGAAGtaataatggaaaaagaaagtgagcCCCTTGAAGAATTCATAGATGGTAACTTTCCA CAACTGGTTATTGAAAACGCCAGAGAAAAAATCTTGAGCAACAAATCTCTTCAGGAGAAGCTTGCTGAGAACATTAACAAAATCCTGGGCAG TGATGGCAGTGTTGCTCAGACCCCTAAACAGATAGACAGTGGTCCCACGGAACAGGAGACTTCAATTGATGAAATCCTTGGACTTCAG GGTGAAATTCATATGTCAGAAGAGGCTATACAGGACATTCTAGAACAGACAGAATCAGATCCAGCTTTTCAGGCACTCTTTGACTTGTTTGATTATG gaaagagcAAAGTAAACAAGAACTTACCTGCTGGTATTTCTGGTCAGAGTGGAGTAGAAAATGCAGTCCTTGTGGATGAGGATAACCTGGAAACACTTGAAAGTTCTTTAGGAACAGAAGAAAGTAGTAGAT GTGATAATTCTAGAGAATCACTATTCTGTAAAGGTTTTCAGTTAGGAGAAGCATCACGTGCCTTGAAGACCAGCATTAGTGATGATGATATGGCTAAGAAAAGTACATCCAACGAACAGCTGCATGGAAATTGTAGACCGAGGAAGCAGAGTGAAGTGCTTAAGACTGTTACCCCTGAACATATTGGAGACCTTGAAATCACTTTCGACTCTGTGCCTGGTTTGACTGAACCTATCAAGAGAGAGTGTCCTGGTAGAATATGTAATGAACACTGTGGAGATTCTTATGATAAAAGAGAGTCATCTGCATTAGTATCCAAAAGCAAAGACGCTGTGGAAATTGAAAAAGGCCCACTAAGTCACTGTGCTCAAAGTAGTCCTAATTTAGAATATGTTCATTCTGGTAGTCCACACATTTCTTTGATTTCATTGGAGGAAGGTACTACAgccaatgaaaacaaaacccgTTCTGAAAGTAAATGTCACTTATCACCAGACACATCACTATCTGAAAAAACACTTACTGAAAGCACTTCTGATGGAAGCCCTGGCCACAGTGTAGTGCTGAGAAAGAACAGTTCATCAATTTCTAGCCCATCAGCAGATGGAGGAAAAGAACAGGCTGTAACAGATGATACAGCTGCCTTACCTGGTGCTTTGCAGAACTCTGGCCACCACTCTACCCACCAGGAACAGAGTACGCAGTCAGACTGTACTGCGAGATCTGCAGTGAAGATTTCAGATCTTGACAAAACAGAGTTGCAGCTTGAAGTTGTTGATACTTCTAACAAAACTTACTCAAATGATCAGCATATACTTGATAAGCCTTGTAAGAAAGATTTTAACGTCCCTCCAGGACTGTCAAACTCAGAGGGAACACAAGGGGAAATGCAAGAACCTTCATCTTCTACAAAAGTAGATGCTGATAATATATATTTCTCTTCTGGTGATGATGCGTGTACAGAAATTTCTGTAGTATCCactgaaaataatcttaatACATCTGAAATATGCCACTCTCCTCTCCCAGAAACTGCATCTTCCACAGATGAGTGTGGCACCGAGGCCAAAAGTATAAGTGGTGTATCTTCTAGTAGTCAACCAATGGATGTTGATCCTTCTAATATAATGTCCCTCAAGATTATCATCAGCGATGattcatttatttcatcagACACGGAGTTAAATAATGCTGTTTCCAGCATCACAGGAGAAAATTTGCCAACTATAATACTGTCTTCTCCAGCCAAATCCCCAGCCAAAACTTCAGGCCTGTCCAAATGTCTGACTtcagaagacacagaaaaaaatgtggattCAGCTTTAGCAGAGCAGAATCTTCTTGTGCTTAGACCTAAAGATCCGGTGGTCACCTCAATCAACACTCAGAACGAAGACTGCACTGTTTTTTCAGTCGCAGGTACAACTAATCTTTCCAAGGAAGGGGGATTTATACAACTGATGCCAGCCACAAGCACAGCTTTTGGGAATTCAAACAACCTTTGTATAGCCACCTGTGTGACTGATCCAGCTACCTTGGGCACAACTGTAACACCATCAAATGTGGTTGTATTGCCTGGCAGTTCTATGCCGCTTGCTGCCCAATCTCCAGCTGTACAACAATTACGGACTCCTCCTAGGTCCAGCAATACGTTGGCAGCAAACCAGACCGTCTCCCCAAACTTCCCACAAG GTTCTGCCATTATAATTGCATCTCCGGTGCAACCTGTTTTGCAAGGAATGGTGGGAATGATACCTCTCTCAGTAGTAGGACAAAATGGAAATATGTTCTCAGCACCTGCCCATCAGGTAGCACATCACAAA GTTCTGCATATGCCTGTGGCTAATCCAGTCTGCAACAGAAGTGTCCCCAAACTTCCCATCCctcccaaaacacagaagatTCCTGGAGCAAGAAACAAGACTAATACAG GAAAACTGGTACCAAGTGTAGCTGAGCCTTTGAACCATACAAATTCTCAAACACAAAG GACTGGAAATTTGGACAAGCTTATCGCTGCAGAACTAGGAAGGAAAGTGGAGGAGAACTTACCTGTGGCACCAGTAGAGAGCACAAGCTCAAATTCAAGACAAAGTGAAAGTCACAGGAGAGTCCTTTGCTTTGATAATGTCCTACCTGCTCCAGGAGGAAACACCCAAAATCAGACCATTAAGAATTTAtctcaaaaagaaagaaacaaaaatacttcatttgcTGCTGACTCTGCATCACCCTCTGCTAAGGCACAGGtagcaaagagagagaaagataaaaCATTGACTAAAATCCTGTGTAAGCCAGAAGTTGGTGGCAACAGAACCACATCTGCAAAGGAGCCACAGCCTGAGCGGaaggtggcagctgcagggcttcCATTAGATCCCTTCCACAAGACtacagcaaataaagaaaatgaattacGAAGGGATActgatgaaaaacagaagaaccaAGACACTGCCAAACTCTCAAATGGCCAACAAAGTGTCGGTTTATGGAACGAGAAGACAGTTGCTTCGGTGCAAGAGCTGAACAAAAAGCAAGGGTCCCTGTCAAATGGGAACAGCAAATCTTCAGTGTCTGTTTCTTTGTCTTCGAAGGAGCCAAAGCGAGAACCAGCTAAAGTTTCCAACCAAGGCCTTTGCCTGTCAAGTCCATTCACTAAACAATGTGTGGAAATGTTGCAAGACATTCAGTGGCATAGCCCGACTAGTAAAGCGGTTGAAAGCGGAGAATTGCCAGTACCCCGTACGCCATCTGGACTTGGGGACAGGCATACAGATGATACTACAGATAGTGTACGGACACCGACCTGTCGGCGCTTCAACGAGGATAGTCCGACCCCTAGAATAATGGTACCCCCTGCTACACCAGacttgcctgcctgcagcccggCCAGTGAAACAGGTAGTGAAAATAGCGTCAGTATGGCTGCTCACACGCTGATGATACTGTCACGGGCAGCTATTGCAAGGACTAGCACTGCAACCCCCCTGAAGGACAATACTCAACAGTTCAGATCTTTAAAGAGCAcagtaaagaaaaggaaactagAAGACTTGAATGAGGGTGAAAGAAATCCTCGTTCTGCAAATAGAAAAGACCTTCAAAGCCCTCCAACGCCatcaagaaagaagaaaataaag aaaaagaagctaCCAAGTTCTTTTCCAGCAGGAATGGATGTAGACAAGTTCTTGCTGTCTTTGCATTatgatgaatga